In Phycisphaerae bacterium, one genomic interval encodes:
- a CDS encoding crossover junction endodeoxyribonuclease RuvC, whose translation MATARPNPSGDAELVLGIDPGLQRTGYAVLAPAPTPREGHLVEAGVIRLRREHALTARLIELEDALTTLLSRHHPQALACEELYAHYKHPRTAILMAHARGVILACAARHGLQIISIAATNVKKLLTGNGHAGKRQVQLAVAATLHLPAIPEPSDVADAIAIALAGARLRCAASVVAKATRRARA comes from the coding sequence ATGGCAACGGCACGTCCGAACCCGTCCGGCGACGCAGAGCTCGTGCTCGGGATCGACCCCGGGCTGCAGCGCACCGGCTATGCGGTGCTTGCGCCCGCACCGACGCCGCGCGAGGGACACCTCGTCGAGGCCGGCGTCATCCGGCTGCGGCGCGAGCACGCACTCACCGCGCGATTGATCGAACTGGAAGACGCACTGACCACGCTGCTGTCGCGCCATCATCCGCAGGCGCTGGCGTGCGAGGAGCTCTACGCGCACTACAAACACCCGCGGACGGCGATCCTGATGGCCCATGCGCGCGGCGTCATCCTGGCCTGCGCCGCCCGCCACGGATTGCAGATCATCTCCATCGCCGCCACGAACGTGAAAAAGCTGCTGACGGGCAACGGCCACGCGGGCAAACGCCAGGTGCAGCTCGCTGTCGCGGCGACGCTGCACCTGCCCGCGATTCCCGAGCCGAGCGACGTGGCCGACGCCATCGCGATCGCGCTGGCCGGCGCGCGGCTGCGCTGTGCCGCGTCCGTCGTGGCCAAAGCGACGAGGAGGGCCCGCGCGTGA
- a CDS encoding Holliday junction branch migration protein RuvA, which yields MICRLTGRLVSVSEETAVIDLGGVGYEVMVPAATIGELHTHIGQDITLFTVQYFEGNPAGAHLIPRLVGFVTEADRDFFRLFTKVKGISSRRALRAMSVPAHQLAAAIEHGDTRLLTTLPEIGKKMASQILAEMQGHCQAFLIPEAVPPPIAELTDAQRIALDILVQWGDRRADAQRWIAAAVEADPSLKVPEDIVRAAYRAKQAL from the coding sequence GTGATCTGCCGGCTGACCGGACGACTGGTGAGCGTGTCGGAAGAGACTGCTGTCATCGACCTCGGCGGCGTCGGCTACGAAGTCATGGTGCCCGCGGCGACAATCGGCGAACTCCACACCCACATCGGGCAGGACATCACGCTCTTCACGGTGCAGTACTTCGAGGGCAATCCGGCGGGGGCGCACCTGATCCCGCGGCTGGTCGGGTTCGTCACCGAGGCGGACCGCGATTTCTTCCGCCTGTTCACGAAGGTAAAGGGCATCAGCAGTCGGCGGGCGCTGCGGGCGATGAGCGTGCCGGCGCATCAACTCGCCGCCGCGATCGAGCACGGCGATACGCGCCTGCTGACGACATTGCCGGAGATCGGCAAGAAGATGGCCAGCCAGATTCTGGCCGAAATGCAGGGTCATTGTCAGGCATTCCTGATACCCGAGGCCGTGCCGCCGCCGATCGCCGAGCTGACCGACGCGCAGCGGATCGCGCTCGACATTCTCGTGCAATGGGGCGATCGCCGGGCGGATGCGCAGCGCTGGATCGCGGCGGCGGTGGAAGCCGACCCGAGCCTGAAGGTGCCCGAGGACATCGTCCGGGCGGCGTATCGCGCGAAGCAGGCGCTGTAG
- a CDS encoding S41 family peptidase, which produces MAARYARLALLVGLLLAPVWAVAGDETLATAYAAILRGDYDAGRATIERLATTEHDAAAGRVQNWLEDYHKVVASRKELKAKTFEWNIEQAQKALADAKPFVALNFVAQAVPYAPEGDNLTSLPWVVELTKSATETARQLEQEDHWKDALNYYLLLTRIHPKDEELRAASENAVRHARIELAYKDQKSLQERIRRVDKGLLRSAVKLIDHLYYREPDFRELATGALDNLVTLASVTKLREYMDGLGNPTLREHFVKRLGELRKEVQAEKSYGQKDLLRLFNQVNDLNRESIEIPESLLVVEFLEGAIGKLDDYTGMIWPADAVDFEKMMMGGFEGVGIQLGMDERTNRLKVVTPLENSPALEAGVHPDDLIIAVDDQSTSGWDTDDAVRNIMGPAGTEVVLTIQRPSTGETIPFKLSRRRIVLPTVRGLERVPGDAKAWNYMLDKDAGVAYIRLTGFHPDSADELREALDAARAQGMKGLVLDVRYNPGGLLDVAIDIVSTFLPEGEVVSTRGRVESDQRERVGGAAAYKDLPLVVLANDSSASASEILAGALQDHHRALILGERTFGKGSVQHVRPLNDDAKLKLTTALYYLPSGRSPHKAPKAEQWGVEPDWELKLTPKELRRVIERERETYIIHNEQSSGENKALSEDERARVLDALKADEKSQNEDPPLLSEDDIKQLEADPNEAPKVDPQLETALLLVRVKLAANLPWPREFVAAAKQP; this is translated from the coding sequence ATGGCAGCACGTTACGCGCGTCTGGCCTTGCTCGTCGGGCTCCTGCTGGCGCCGGTTTGGGCCGTGGCCGGGGACGAAACGCTCGCGACGGCCTACGCCGCCATCCTCCGCGGCGACTACGACGCCGGCCGGGCGACGATCGAGCGGCTGGCGACCACCGAGCACGATGCGGCTGCCGGACGTGTGCAGAACTGGCTGGAGGACTACCACAAGGTCGTCGCCTCCCGCAAGGAGCTGAAGGCCAAGACGTTCGAGTGGAACATCGAGCAGGCGCAGAAGGCGCTGGCGGACGCGAAGCCGTTTGTGGCGCTGAACTTTGTCGCGCAGGCGGTGCCCTACGCCCCCGAGGGCGACAATCTGACGAGCCTGCCGTGGGTCGTCGAGCTGACCAAGAGCGCCACCGAGACGGCCCGGCAGCTCGAGCAGGAAGATCACTGGAAGGACGCCCTGAATTACTACCTGCTGCTGACCCGCATTCACCCCAAGGACGAGGAGTTGCGCGCGGCGAGCGAGAACGCCGTGCGGCATGCGCGGATCGAGCTGGCCTACAAGGACCAGAAGTCCCTGCAGGAGCGGATCCGGCGCGTCGACAAGGGTCTGCTGCGCTCGGCCGTCAAGCTGATCGATCACCTGTACTACCGCGAGCCGGACTTCAGGGAACTCGCGACCGGGGCCTTGGACAACCTGGTGACGCTCGCCAGCGTGACCAAGCTGCGCGAGTACATGGACGGCCTCGGCAACCCGACGCTGCGCGAGCATTTCGTCAAGCGGCTGGGTGAGCTGCGCAAGGAGGTCCAGGCGGAGAAGAGCTACGGCCAGAAGGACCTGCTGCGGCTGTTCAACCAGGTGAACGATCTGAATCGCGAGAGCATCGAGATCCCCGAGAGCCTGCTGGTGGTCGAGTTCCTGGAGGGCGCGATCGGAAAACTGGACGACTACACCGGCATGATCTGGCCGGCCGACGCGGTCGATTTCGAGAAGATGATGATGGGCGGCTTCGAGGGCGTCGGCATCCAGCTCGGCATGGATGAGCGCACGAACCGCCTCAAGGTGGTCACGCCTCTGGAAAACTCGCCGGCGCTCGAGGCGGGTGTGCACCCCGACGACCTGATCATCGCCGTCGATGACCAGAGCACGTCCGGCTGGGACACCGACGACGCCGTCCGTAACATCATGGGGCCGGCCGGCACCGAGGTCGTGCTGACGATTCAGCGGCCCAGCACAGGCGAGACGATTCCCTTCAAGCTGTCGCGCCGCCGGATTGTCCTGCCGACGGTGCGGGGCCTGGAACGCGTGCCCGGCGACGCGAAGGCGTGGAACTACATGTTGGACAAGGACGCCGGCGTGGCCTACATCCGGCTGACCGGTTTTCACCCGGATTCGGCCGATGAGCTGCGCGAGGCGCTGGACGCGGCCAGGGCCCAGGGCATGAAGGGCCTGGTGCTGGACGTGCGCTACAACCCGGGCGGGCTGCTGGATGTCGCGATCGACATCGTGAGCACGTTCCTGCCGGAAGGCGAAGTCGTCTCGACGCGCGGGCGGGTGGAGTCGGATCAGCGCGAGCGCGTCGGCGGGGCCGCGGCGTACAAGGATCTGCCGCTGGTTGTGCTGGCGAACGACAGCAGCGCGAGCGCCTCCGAGATTCTGGCTGGTGCGCTGCAGGACCATCACCGCGCGCTCATCCTGGGTGAGCGGACGTTCGGCAAAGGCAGCGTGCAGCACGTGCGGCCGCTGAACGACGATGCGAAGCTGAAGCTGACGACGGCCCTGTACTATCTGCCCAGCGGGCGCAGTCCGCACAAGGCGCCGAAGGCCGAGCAGTGGGGCGTCGAGCCCGACTGGGAGCTGAAGCTGACGCCCAAGGAGCTGCGGCGGGTCATCGAGCGCGAGCGCGAGACCTACATCATTCATAACGAACAGAGTTCCGGCGAGAACAAGGCGCTCAGCGAGGACGAACGGGCGCGCGTGCTCGACGCGCTGAAGGCCGATGAGAAATCGCAAAACGAGGACCCGCCGCTGCTGAGCGAGGATGACATCAAGCAGCTCGAAGCGGATCCGAACGAAGCGCCGAAGGTCGATCCGCAGCTCGAGACGGCGCTGCTGCTGGTGCGCGTGAAGCTGGCGGCGAACCTGCCGTGGCCGCGCGAGTTCGTCGCGGCGGCCAAACAACCGTAG
- the ruvB gene encoding Holliday junction branch migration DNA helicase RuvB: MAIERVFTQPGPDEERFLTSLRPQRLDECVGQEVVREQLRIALDAARKRGEPLDHVLLDGPPGLGKTTLAHVIATEMGAAVRVTSGPAIARQGDLMMMLTQLDTGDVLFIDEVHRLAKVVEEFLYPALEDFRVDYTTESGIGGRTVNFALKRFTMVGATTRAGMLSAALRDRFGLLFHLQYYTEPELVRIVERNAALLKIQADPAALARLASRSRGTPRIVNRLLRRVRDYADVRGDGTLTPAVVDMALDILQIDRLGLDNLDRAYLQSLIKHYDGGPAGIEAIAATMGHERDTLEDVVEPYLLQIGFVIRTPRGRVARPAAYEHLGLATPKRANNEPGLFDA, from the coding sequence ATGGCGATCGAACGCGTCTTCACGCAACCCGGCCCCGACGAAGAGCGGTTCCTGACCTCCCTCCGCCCGCAGCGCCTCGACGAGTGCGTCGGCCAGGAAGTCGTCCGCGAGCAGCTCCGCATCGCGCTCGACGCCGCCCGCAAGCGTGGCGAGCCGCTCGATCATGTGCTGCTCGACGGCCCGCCCGGGCTCGGCAAGACCACGCTCGCCCACGTCATCGCCACCGAGATGGGCGCCGCCGTCCGCGTCACCAGCGGGCCGGCGATCGCCCGCCAGGGCGACCTGATGATGATGCTCACGCAGCTCGACACCGGCGACGTGCTCTTCATCGACGAGGTGCACCGGCTCGCGAAGGTCGTCGAGGAATTCCTGTACCCCGCGCTCGAGGACTTCCGCGTCGACTACACGACCGAGAGCGGCATAGGCGGCCGGACGGTGAATTTCGCGCTGAAGCGCTTCACAATGGTCGGCGCGACGACGCGGGCCGGCATGCTGTCGGCGGCGCTGCGCGACCGGTTCGGCCTGCTGTTCCACCTCCAGTACTACACCGAACCAGAGCTGGTCCGCATCGTCGAGCGCAACGCCGCGCTGCTGAAGATCCAGGCCGACCCCGCCGCCCTGGCGCGCCTGGCGTCGCGCTCGCGCGGCACGCCGCGGATCGTGAATCGCCTGCTGCGGCGAGTGCGGGATTACGCCGATGTCCGCGGCGACGGCACGCTGACGCCGGCGGTCGTGGACATGGCGCTCGACATTCTGCAGATCGACCGGCTGGGGCTCGACAATCTCGACCGCGCGTACCTGCAATCGCTGATCAAGCACTACGACGGCGGCCCGGCGGGGATCGAGGCGATCGCGGCGACGATGGGCCACGAACGCGACACGCTCGAAGACGTGGTCGAGCCGTACCTGCTGCAGATCGGCTTCGTCATCCGCACTCCGCGCGGCCGAGTCGCCCGCCCGGCGGCGTACGAGCACCTGGGCCTCGCAACGCCGAAGCGGGCCAATAACGAGCCAGGCCTGTTCGACGCGTAA
- a CDS encoding DUF2817 domain-containing protein — MNFRRLSAILTTVALCTLTAGTARAETDLHWAARLGDSTVAAALLAAGHDANATENDGTTALHMAAVRGDVTLVQMLLKAGANPSQRDALGRTPLHHAALGGNGALVELLVAAGAEVNVADLQGDTPLHLAARLVRSDGVRALLAAGADVGARNANGQTALHVLGADRRDADEARALIDELAEVLIAGGADPGVQDQDGRRAWPRDEQPPSTGRPPSGYPSYDTIVSTLQNRATTYPDLCQIFDLGASAGSAGRHIWALKITDNVAVEEDEPEFKWIANIHGDEVTGLVMCLNMIDYLLQNYGTLPRVTDLVNEVEIWIVPTMNPDGYMNNTRYNVNGIDLNRNFPEGSGPNPDPNTTTGRAAEVGVIMNWSFAHSFTLAANFHGGALVANYPFDNDNMGSVPSPTPYEDLFVWISEQYSQYNLPMWNSTTFYHGITNGAAWYAIDGGMQDWDYRYMGGNEVTLEIGTTKSPAYSQMPTYWSQNRDSMLAYMETCLTGVRGIVTDAYSGAPLAATVSIVGRNHNIYTDPDVGDYHRMARPGSYQLRVEAAGYDPVIYPVTVVEGPATRLDIALAGPPHLVAPNGGETLTAGVPTTVTWTGAPTAQFQVQYSANYGATGQTTDGFESGALDSTYTTGGNAPWFVTTGTVHGGTYAARAGTITHSQSTWLTRTAEPGTMSFWYKVSSESGYDYFNFYIDGVQKLHRSGNVNWVQYTTSLAAGSTHILKWEYVKDSGVSGGSDTVWIDDLSLTGDATTWTDIIALTEVGATAASWTPPAEGTDYKARVRAVLGGGGYSAWDESDGKFTVVAGPEYPLGDMNCDQSVTFADINPFVLALTNPETYAAQYPTCPILNGDINQDGALGFSDINPFVMLLATAK, encoded by the coding sequence ATGAACTTCCGTCGTCTGTCCGCGATCTTGACCACTGTGGCCTTGTGCACACTGACCGCCGGCACCGCCCGCGCCGAAACCGACCTGCACTGGGCCGCACGCCTCGGCGACAGCACCGTGGCGGCCGCGCTGCTCGCCGCCGGCCACGACGCTAACGCGACCGAGAATGACGGCACGACCGCGCTGCACATGGCCGCCGTGCGCGGCGACGTCACACTGGTCCAGATGCTGCTCAAGGCTGGCGCGAACCCCAGCCAGCGTGACGCGCTGGGGCGCACGCCGCTGCACCACGCGGCCCTGGGCGGCAATGGCGCGCTCGTCGAGTTGCTTGTCGCCGCCGGGGCCGAGGTGAATGTTGCCGACTTGCAGGGCGACACCCCGCTGCACCTGGCCGCGCGGCTGGTGCGCTCGGACGGCGTGCGGGCTCTGCTCGCCGCCGGCGCGGACGTGGGCGCGCGGAACGCCAACGGGCAGACGGCACTGCACGTGCTGGGGGCGGACCGGCGCGACGCCGACGAAGCGCGTGCGTTGATTGACGAACTGGCCGAGGTGCTGATCGCCGGCGGCGCCGATCCCGGCGTGCAGGATCAGGACGGCCGGCGGGCCTGGCCGCGTGACGAGCAGCCGCCCAGCACCGGCCGACCGCCGTCGGGCTATCCGTCTTACGACACCATCGTGTCGACGCTCCAGAACCGGGCGACCACGTATCCGGACCTCTGCCAGATCTTCGACCTGGGCGCATCAGCGGGCAGCGCCGGCCGTCACATCTGGGCCCTGAAGATCACCGACAACGTGGCCGTGGAGGAGGACGAGCCGGAATTCAAGTGGATTGCCAACATCCATGGCGACGAGGTCACCGGCCTGGTCATGTGCCTGAACATGATCGACTACCTATTGCAGAACTATGGCACGCTGCCGCGCGTCACCGACCTCGTGAACGAAGTCGAAATCTGGATCGTGCCGACGATGAATCCCGACGGCTACATGAACAACACCCGTTACAACGTCAACGGCATCGACCTGAACCGTAATTTCCCCGAAGGCTCGGGCCCCAACCCCGACCCGAACACCACGACCGGCCGGGCCGCGGAAGTGGGCGTCATCATGAACTGGAGCTTCGCGCACTCGTTTACCCTGGCGGCGAACTTCCACGGCGGGGCCCTGGTCGCGAACTACCCCTTCGACAACGACAACATGGGCTCCGTGCCGTCGCCGACGCCGTACGAAGACCTGTTCGTCTGGATCAGCGAGCAGTATTCGCAATACAACCTGCCGATGTGGAACAGCACGACGTTCTACCACGGCATCACGAACGGGGCGGCGTGGTACGCGATCGACGGCGGCATGCAGGACTGGGACTACCGCTACATGGGCGGCAACGAGGTCACGCTGGAGATCGGCACGACCAAGAGCCCGGCCTATTCGCAGATGCCGACCTACTGGAGCCAGAACCGTGACTCGATGCTCGCGTACATGGAGACCTGCCTCACCGGCGTGCGCGGCATTGTCACCGACGCTTACTCCGGCGCACCGCTGGCCGCCACCGTCAGCATCGTCGGCCGCAACCACAACATCTACACTGATCCCGACGTTGGCGACTATCACCGCATGGCGCGCCCTGGCTCGTATCAACTCCGCGTGGAAGCGGCCGGCTATGACCCCGTGATCTATCCGGTCACCGTGGTCGAGGGCCCGGCGACGCGGCTCGATATCGCGCTGGCCGGCCCACCGCACCTGGTGGCGCCGAATGGCGGCGAGACGCTGACGGCGGGCGTGCCGACGACCGTGACCTGGACCGGCGCCCCGACGGCCCAGTTCCAGGTGCAGTACTCGGCGAACTACGGCGCGACCGGGCAGACCACCGACGGCTTTGAAAGCGGCGCGCTGGACTCGACGTACACAACGGGCGGCAACGCCCCCTGGTTCGTGACGACCGGGACCGTCCACGGCGGCACGTACGCGGCCCGCGCCGGCACGATCACGCACAGCCAGTCCACGTGGCTGACGCGCACGGCCGAGCCCGGCACGATGAGCTTCTGGTACAAGGTCAGCTCGGAGAGCGGCTACGACTACTTCAATTTCTACATCGACGGCGTGCAGAAGCTCCACCGCTCCGGCAACGTCAACTGGGTCCAGTACACGACCAGCCTCGCGGCCGGTAGCACGCACATTCTGAAATGGGAATACGTCAAGGACTCGGGCGTGAGCGGCGGCAGCGACACGGTCTGGATCGACGACTTGTCGCTCACCGGCGACGCCACGACCTGGACCGACATCATCGCCCTGACCGAGGTGGGCGCGACCGCCGCGAGCTGGACGCCCCCGGCCGAGGGCACGGACTACAAGGCGCGCGTACGGGCGGTGCTCGGCGGCGGCGGCTACAGCGCCTGGGACGAGAGCGATGGCAAGTTCACCGTCGTGGCCGGCCCGGAGTATCCGCTGGGCGACATGAACTGCGACCAGAGCGTGACGTTCGCGGACATCAACCCGTTCGTGCTGGCCCTGACCAACCCCGAGACGTACGCAGCGCAGTATCCGACCTGCCCGATCCTGAACGGCGACATCAACCAGGACGGAGCGCTCGGGTTCAGTGACATCAACCCGTTCGTGATGCTGCTGGCCACGGCGAAGTAG